Proteins from one Terriglobus tenax genomic window:
- a CDS encoding NAD-dependent epimerase/dehydratase family protein — MARYLITGVAGFIGSSLAHELLQQGHEVIGVDNLVGGDVHNLDGIIRDLDFRVMDINETSRLRECCRGVDFVLHQAALASVPRSVRDPLTTHIANVDGTLSVLLAARDAGVSRVVYAASSSAYGNKSAQPKHEEMLPDPLSPYAAQKLAGEFYVRSFWHVYGLEGVCLRYFNVFGPRQGSDSPYSGVIAKFAADMLKGETPLIFGDGNQSRDFTFIDNVVSANLLACKAPAADVSGRVFNVGTGQSQSLNQTYDLLAHFLCFKKKALYTAPRLGDVQHSEADLTLSKQALKYNPICSFKDGLAKTVQWFLEQEALSMTRHTA; from the coding sequence ATGGCACGCTATCTCATCACTGGAGTGGCCGGTTTTATCGGTTCCTCTCTCGCTCATGAACTTCTGCAACAGGGCCACGAAGTCATTGGCGTGGACAATCTTGTTGGAGGAGATGTCCATAATCTCGATGGCATCATCCGGGACCTCGACTTCCGCGTGATGGATATCAATGAGACCAGCCGGCTTCGCGAGTGCTGCCGTGGCGTCGACTTTGTGCTTCACCAGGCGGCACTCGCCTCCGTCCCGCGTTCGGTGCGCGACCCGCTCACTACGCATATCGCCAACGTGGACGGCACACTCAGTGTGCTTCTGGCCGCACGCGACGCCGGTGTCTCCCGCGTTGTCTATGCCGCCTCCTCTTCTGCTTATGGCAATAAGTCCGCACAGCCCAAGCATGAAGAGATGTTGCCGGATCCTCTTTCTCCTTACGCAGCACAAAAGCTCGCGGGCGAGTTCTACGTTCGCAGCTTCTGGCATGTATATGGCCTCGAAGGTGTATGCCTGCGCTACTTCAACGTCTTCGGTCCCCGGCAAGGCTCCGACTCGCCCTACTCAGGCGTCATCGCCAAGTTCGCCGCCGATATGCTGAAAGGCGAAACGCCGCTCATCTTTGGCGACGGCAACCAGAGCCGCGACTTTACCTTCATTGATAACGTCGTCTCCGCCAATTTGCTCGCCTGCAAAGCGCCCGCGGCAGATGTCTCCGGCAGGGTATTCAATGTCGGCACCGGTCAAAGCCAGAGTCTGAACCAAACCTATGACCTGCTGGCGCACTTTCTCTGTTTCAAGAAGAAAGCGCTCTACACCGCTCCACGGCTGGGAGATGTACAGCACTCTGAAGCCGACCTGACCCTTTCGAAGCAGGCTCTGAAGTACAACCCCATCTGCAGCT
- a CDS encoding DegT/DnrJ/EryC1/StrS family aminotransferase has product MQKVRMLNLERQYVSLRDEINAAIEKVLANQHFILGPEVAALETEVANYCQVGHAVGVASGTDALLLALKAAGVGPGDEVIVPAFTFVATADTVSLLGATPVFADIDPVTYTMDVNGLEKLVTPATKAIIAVHLYGQAADIFAIAKFARAHNLVFLGDTAQALGATYAGDPVCSFGDFGCLSFFPSKNLGAYGDGGMIVTKDAEQAAFLRMARAHGSAKKYRSEFLGWNSRLDEIQAAILRVKLPHLDRWNQQRRECAALYREALQEIDEIVLPVTAEGRSHVFHQFTIRVPNRDAVQAALKDMGVETAVHYPVPLHLQPMYQYLGYEKGSLPEAEKAVAEVVSLPIYPDLLPEEIAYVGEALKQVMAKPEMRSRSLATQAG; this is encoded by the coding sequence ATGCAGAAGGTTCGGATGCTCAATTTAGAACGTCAGTATGTCTCGCTTCGTGACGAGATCAATGCGGCGATTGAAAAGGTACTGGCGAATCAACACTTCATCCTTGGTCCTGAAGTGGCTGCCCTGGAAACTGAGGTTGCGAATTATTGTCAGGTGGGACACGCGGTGGGCGTTGCGTCCGGTACGGATGCGTTGCTGCTGGCATTGAAGGCGGCCGGAGTTGGCCCCGGGGATGAAGTGATTGTGCCTGCCTTCACCTTTGTTGCAACGGCGGATACGGTCAGCCTTCTGGGGGCAACGCCTGTTTTTGCGGACATCGATCCGGTGACCTACACCATGGATGTGAATGGCCTGGAGAAGTTGGTGACGCCGGCGACAAAGGCAATCATCGCGGTCCATCTGTATGGGCAGGCTGCGGATATCTTCGCGATTGCGAAGTTTGCGCGGGCGCATAATCTTGTCTTCCTGGGAGATACGGCGCAGGCGCTGGGAGCGACGTACGCGGGCGATCCGGTCTGCTCTTTTGGTGACTTCGGATGCCTTTCCTTCTTCCCCAGCAAGAACCTGGGAGCGTATGGCGACGGCGGCATGATCGTTACCAAGGATGCGGAACAGGCAGCCTTCCTGCGCATGGCGCGCGCCCACGGCAGCGCAAAGAAGTATCGCAGCGAGTTCCTGGGATGGAACAGCCGTCTGGATGAAATTCAGGCGGCGATTCTGCGGGTGAAGCTGCCGCACCTGGATCGTTGGAACCAGCAGCGGCGTGAATGTGCTGCCCTGTACCGCGAGGCGCTGCAGGAGATTGATGAGATTGTTCTGCCGGTGACGGCAGAAGGACGGTCGCATGTCTTCCACCAGTTCACTATCCGTGTTCCCAATCGCGATGCCGTGCAGGCCGCACTGAAGGATATGGGCGTAGAGACGGCGGTGCATTATCCGGTTCCCCTGCATCTGCAGCCGATGTACCAGTACCTTGGCTATGAGAAGGGAAGTCTGCCGGAGGCGGAGAAGGCTGTGGCTGAGGTGGTCTCGCTGCCGATCTATCCGGACCTGCTGCCGGAAGAGATTGCGTATGTGGGCGAGGCTTTGAAACAGGTGATGGCAAAGCCGGAGATGCGTTCGAGGTCTCTGGCAACACAGGCTGGGTGA
- a CDS encoding sugar transferase encodes MKICGKALPPRAALLLSLDFVVLVIVAPLLFILPLLAEGSGRPLGSIMLGLLRLMLAGIACQAIFYYHDLYNLQIVRVPRATVIQVLRAFAVLFVLLATGLLLLPGLTPVLSRVLLFSTFLAMVTVVSRRLALPRARERVLVIGSGSEAAELQQIVLSSPEWNMEVAQIAPPSGLTSLLQREKVFGDAFDRIIVTNVKAQSDENLETLLNCKMTGLQIEDAQAFFEKATGRVRVDHLSAEQCIFSDRYSNRLGKRFAKRVFDLVVAGLLLVAVSPVILLVAVVIRLRNDGPVFFRQQRIGLFGRQFSILKFRTMSPVAAGEKTGWAGKETHRITPLGKHLRKYRIDELPQLLNVLRGEMSLIGPRPEQPHLCDVLEEQVPFYKHRHSVPPGLTGWAQVRYHYGSSIEESKRKLEYDLFYVKHLSLWLDCAIALETVKVVLVGRGAV; translated from the coding sequence ATGAAGATTTGCGGAAAAGCATTACCGCCGCGAGCGGCGCTACTGCTCTCACTGGACTTTGTTGTGCTGGTGATTGTAGCGCCGCTTCTTTTTATCCTTCCTCTGCTGGCGGAAGGAAGCGGCAGACCACTTGGCAGTATTATGCTGGGCCTGCTGCGCCTGATGCTGGCCGGCATTGCCTGCCAGGCTATCTTTTATTATCACGACCTGTACAACCTGCAAATTGTTCGTGTGCCGCGGGCAACGGTGATACAGGTGCTGCGCGCGTTCGCGGTGTTGTTCGTCCTGCTTGCCACGGGACTGCTTCTGCTGCCGGGCCTTACACCTGTGCTCTCGCGAGTGTTGCTGTTCTCGACCTTTCTGGCCATGGTTACCGTGGTATCGCGCAGACTTGCCCTGCCGCGAGCGCGTGAGCGCGTGCTGGTGATTGGTTCAGGCAGTGAAGCGGCGGAGTTGCAGCAGATCGTTCTCTCGAGCCCAGAATGGAATATGGAGGTGGCGCAGATTGCTCCTCCTTCCGGGCTTACGAGTCTGTTGCAGCGGGAGAAGGTTTTTGGAGATGCCTTCGACCGGATCATTGTTACGAATGTGAAGGCGCAGTCGGACGAAAACCTGGAGACACTGTTGAACTGCAAGATGACCGGCTTGCAGATTGAGGATGCGCAGGCTTTTTTTGAGAAGGCGACCGGGCGCGTGCGCGTCGACCACCTGAGCGCGGAGCAGTGCATCTTCTCAGACCGCTACAGCAACAGGCTGGGGAAAAGGTTTGCCAAACGGGTCTTTGACCTTGTGGTGGCTGGCTTGCTGCTGGTTGCCGTCAGCCCGGTGATCCTGCTGGTGGCAGTGGTGATTCGTTTGCGGAACGATGGCCCCGTGTTCTTCCGGCAGCAGCGGATTGGCTTGTTTGGGCGTCAGTTCAGCATTCTGAAGTTCAGAACCATGTCTCCCGTTGCCGCAGGGGAGAAGACCGGCTGGGCGGGCAAAGAGACGCACCGGATTACTCCGCTGGGGAAACATCTGCGCAAGTACCGTATTGATGAGCTGCCGCAGTTGCTGAATGTGCTGCGCGGCGAGATGAGCCTGATTGGCCCAAGGCCAGAGCAGCCGCACCTGTGCGATGTGCTGGAGGAGCAGGTTCCGTTTTATAAACATCGCCACTCGGTGCCGCCCGGTCTGACGGGATGGGCCCAGGTAAGGTACCACTATGGCTCAAGCATTGAAGAGTCAAAGCGCAAGCTGGAGTATGACCTTTTCTATGTGAAGCATCTGTCGTTGTGGCTGGACTGCGCGATTGCGCTGGAGACGGTGAAGGTGGTTCTGGTGGGCCGGGGAGCGGTGTAG